The Streptomyces sp. 11x1 genomic sequence CGCAGGGCTGGGAGATCAAGGAGCGCCTGGACTACCTGGTCGACGCGGTGGTGGACTCCGGCGACTGCGGCACGGAACCGACGACCGTCATCGACTTCTCCAGCGGCGAGGCCGAGATCATCCGCAAGGGCGCGGGCGACACCTCACGGTTCGAGTGAGGTCCGGGCCCCAGTCGGGGCTCAGGTCTGCCGCAGCGGCTCGTACACCTCGGGTCGCAGGCCGAACGTCCAGGCCACGCCCTCCCGGGCCGTGGTCGTGGTGGGCGGCACCCGCAGCCAGTAGGTGCGGCTGGTGCCGTCCGGCTCCGGTGTGGAGTTGACGACCTCCACCATCACCACGTCCTCGTCGCCCGGCAGGGCTATCCGCCAGAGCACGCCCGTCTCGTCGCGGTGCACCGGCTTCGCCCCGGACTCCTCCAGGTAGCGGTCGTAGCCGTAGTACTCCAGCATCACGCGGCGCAGCTCGGCGTTCTCCTCCGCCCGGATCTCCTGCGGGGTCAACCCGCCCAACCGGTCGAGGAATTCAGCCGGCACGGGCAGTCCGCGCCAGGCGTGCAGGGCGAACCCGTCGGAGAAGGCGAGCGCGGGCCCGTCCCCGCGGTCCAGGCGGCCCGCCTCGTCCCGGTGCAGTTCCACAGGCCGTTCGGCGACGACGGCGACATGCTCGTACGGCCACCACCATCCGGCCGTGCGGGCCACCTCGGCGAGTCCGTCCAGCTCGGGAGCGGCGTCGAAGGCGGCCAGCCAGGCCGCGTCGTGCTGGCCCAGGACCGCGTCCAGGAGCAGCAGCCGGACACCCGTTTCCTGCTTGCGGTCGGCGGAGGCCAGGGCCTCGACGATTCCGGTGCGGACGCGGTCGACGAGGGGCCGGGTGGTCTCCCAGAGGTCGGCGCCGGACGCCCGCCAGTGGTCGCCCCAGCCGGTGGGGCCCAGCCGGGTGTGCAGCCGGGCGCGGGCGGCGGCGACCGGTCGGTCGCGGACGGCGTCACGGACGCTCGCCCCGGTCGCCGGGAGCGCCTCGCCGTCCTCCGCGGCCGCTCCCGAGAGCAGGCGCAGCGCCGCCAGGGGCGAGCGGGCCCACACGATCCGCTCGGGCTCCGCCAGCCCCGCCCGCCGGTACGCCAGACGCACGCCCGCCTCGGTGCGCGTCCGGTCGCCCGCCCCGGTGGCCGCCGCGACCGCCCGCCAACTCGCCTGTTCCGTCACGCCGTTCCTCCTGGATGTCGATGCCTGTACACACGGCCGCCGCACATCACGGCCGCCCTCTCTTCCCACGGATTCAGTCGGCGACGATCCGCACCGACCCCGGTACGTACTCGCGTTGGCGGATCACGCGGTACCAGCCCTTGGGCAGGGAGATCGCCGCGTGCTCCTCGTGGACGACGCGGGCGCCCTCCGGCACATGCAGCAGCATCGGCCCGAAGACGCTCGCCTCGCGGATCAGACGGCCGGGACCGACCACGGCGTGCGCGTGACCGGTGACCTCGCCGAGGGCGAGGACGAGCCGGCCGCGCCCGTCGCGCGGCTCCGACGTGGCATCGAGCGCACTTCCGGGCACCGCGCTCTCCGCCAACGGCACGATGAGGACGTCTCCTTGCCGGTACATGGGTCTCCCTCCCGTCGGGCACTTCCCGTGCCACGAGACGACCGTAGGGGCGGCCACTGACAATCGGCCCCCGCACGGCCGTTCGCCGGGGCGAGCGCGGGTGTTCGTCCACAGGACAGGGGTCCGCCGCACGCGGTGTCAGTGGGACTTGGTAGAACTCCCCTACCCGGCGGCGCTGTGTGCCCCGGGTGCGCGACGGGCGGACCGGGCGGGGACCCGGCCTCCGCCCATGGACATGGAACGAAGGGGCGGGGCGCACATGACCATCGGGAGCCATCTTGAGGAGTTCCACGACCTGCCGGTCCACCGCTTCCCCAAGTCGGTGAAGGACCGGCCGGGCGCCGCCGGTCTACCCGCGCCCGAGTCGGTGGCCTGGAACATCACCGTGGACTCGTACGACACCGAGGAGGGCTGGGAGGAGGCGTTCGGCCGGTTCCTGGCCTCGGTCGACACCGAGAAGGTGCGGGCGCTGGTGGTGGGCGCCTGGAACGAGGTCTACGACAACGGCCCCGAGAAGATCGTCCAGGCCCTGGTGGCGGCGAAGGACCGGCTGCCCTCGCTGCGCGCGCTGTTCCTCGGGGACATCGTGATGGAGGAGTGCGAGATCTCCTGGATCAACCAGGGGAACGTGGGCCCGCTTCTGGAAGCCTTCCCGGAACTGGAGGAGTTCGGGGTGCGCGGCGGCCAGGGACTCGTCTTCCCGCCGTTGCGGCACGAGCGGCTGCGCTCGCTGACGGTGGAGACCGGCGGCATGCCCGCCGAGGCCGTCCGGGGTGTCGCGGGCAGCGACCTGCCGGCCCTCGTCGAGCTGGACCTGTGGCTCGGCACCTCCGAGTACGGCGGCGACAGCGAGGTGGCCGACCTGG encodes the following:
- a CDS encoding DUF6745 domain-containing protein; this translates as MTEQASWRAVAAATGAGDRTRTEAGVRLAYRRAGLAEPERIVWARSPLAALRLLSGAAAEDGEALPATGASVRDAVRDRPVAAARARLHTRLGPTGWGDHWRASGADLWETTRPLVDRVRTGIVEALASADRKQETGVRLLLLDAVLGQHDAAWLAAFDAAPELDGLAEVARTAGWWWPYEHVAVVAERPVELHRDEAGRLDRGDGPALAFSDGFALHAWRGLPVPAEFLDRLGGLTPQEIRAEENAELRRVMLEYYGYDRYLEESGAKPVHRDETGVLWRIALPGDEDVVMVEVVNSTPEPDGTSRTYWLRVPPTTTTAREGVAWTFGLRPEVYEPLRQT
- a CDS encoding STM4015 family protein; its protein translation is MTIGSHLEEFHDLPVHRFPKSVKDRPGAAGLPAPESVAWNITVDSYDTEEGWEEAFGRFLASVDTEKVRALVVGAWNEVYDNGPEKIVQALVAAKDRLPSLRALFLGDIVMEECEISWINQGNVGPLLEAFPELEEFGVRGGQGLVFPPLRHERLRSLTVETGGMPAEAVRGVAGSDLPALVELDLWLGTSEYGGDSEVADLAPILAGTRLPALKYLGLRNSEMQDDICAALAAAPVVARLDVLDLSMGVLTDDGATALLTGQPLTHLKTLDLHHNYLSAEIRDRLRDSLEAEGVQVDVDADDAESDEEEDGTVWRFVAVGE